One Cystobacter fuscus DSM 2262 genomic window carries:
- a CDS encoding PilZ domain-containing protein, with the protein MSASSGDERRASLRVSMRFRIRRAGSSDPFDSREGNISLGGFAWHGAALSVGTEVEARFKLPGTSEELQVRGQVLNVSYGARGTSAHVRFLDLPDELERRIAQYLEEVEQAESNQRGGS; encoded by the coding sequence ATGAGTGCATCGTCCGGAGATGAGCGGCGGGCCTCGCTCCGGGTGTCGATGCGCTTTCGGATCCGAAGGGCGGGGAGTTCGGACCCGTTCGACTCCCGAGAGGGTAACATCTCGCTGGGGGGCTTCGCCTGGCACGGCGCGGCCCTGTCGGTGGGGACCGAAGTGGAGGCGCGCTTCAAGTTGCCCGGCACGAGCGAGGAGCTCCAGGTCCGGGGTCAGGTGCTCAACGTGAGCTATGGCGCGCGCGGCACCTCCGCGCACGTGCGCTTCCTGGACCTGCCGGACGAGTTGGAGCGGCGCATCGCCCAGTATCTGGAGGAAGTGGAGCAGGCGGAGTCCAACCAACGAGGTGGCTCATGA
- a CDS encoding ABC transporter permease, translating to MGERLRAVLPSVFSVLLALAVCWCFIALTRDARTATDAYFQMLRGGLGDWPAFLDGGRVALLTRPLGEAAIKASILLLTGLSVAVAFKVGLFNIGAQGQMLVGALVAALVGAWWELPGPLHVLAALLMAGLAGGTWALIAAWLKLARGVHEVISTIMLNWVAVSLVDNWLVVGPLRAGAGTTLSTTGTPEILPSAHLPRLLGELSRLNLGFPLALAVALALWVWLSWLRTGFETRVVGLGAEAARAAGIPVARRTAQAMGLAGGLAGLAGAGLVLGTELRYPGTLGAPYGFDGIAISLIGNSHPLGVTLSALFFGALRAGGTRMQLLGVHKSYPELIQGLALLFVAGRQVWLALLRPRRRAPQASAQATPAPGPEVPRA from the coding sequence ATGGGTGAGCGGCTGCGCGCGGTGCTGCCCTCGGTCTTCTCCGTGCTCCTCGCGCTCGCGGTGTGCTGGTGCTTCATCGCCCTCACGCGCGATGCGCGGACCGCCACCGACGCCTACTTCCAGATGCTGCGCGGGGGTCTCGGTGACTGGCCGGCCTTCCTCGACGGGGGACGCGTGGCGCTGCTCACCCGGCCCCTGGGCGAGGCGGCCATCAAGGCGTCCATCCTGTTGCTCACCGGCCTGTCGGTGGCGGTGGCCTTCAAGGTGGGCCTGTTCAACATCGGCGCCCAGGGGCAGATGCTCGTGGGCGCGCTGGTGGCGGCGCTGGTGGGCGCGTGGTGGGAGCTGCCCGGGCCGCTGCACGTGCTCGCGGCGCTGCTCATGGCGGGGCTCGCCGGGGGCACGTGGGCGCTCATCGCCGCCTGGCTCAAGCTCGCCCGGGGCGTGCACGAGGTCATCTCCACCATCATGCTCAACTGGGTGGCGGTGAGCCTGGTGGACAACTGGCTCGTGGTGGGCCCGTTGCGCGCCGGAGCCGGCACCACCCTGTCCACCACGGGCACCCCGGAGATCCTCCCCAGCGCGCACCTGCCGCGGCTGCTCGGGGAGCTTTCGCGGCTGAACCTGGGCTTCCCCCTGGCGCTGGCGGTGGCGCTGGCGCTCTGGGTGTGGCTGTCCTGGCTGCGCACGGGTTTCGAGACGCGCGTGGTGGGACTGGGCGCGGAGGCGGCGCGGGCGGCGGGCATTCCCGTCGCCCGGCGCACCGCGCAGGCCATGGGGCTGGCCGGAGGACTCGCGGGACTGGCGGGCGCGGGGCTCGTGCTGGGCACCGAGCTGCGCTACCCCGGCACGCTGGGCGCCCCCTACGGCTTCGACGGCATCGCCATCTCCCTCATCGGCAACAGCCACCCGCTCGGGGTGACGCTCTCGGCGCTCTTCTTCGGGGCGCTGCGCGCGGGCGGCACGCGCATGCAGCTGCTCGGCGTGCACAAGAGCTACCCCGAGCTCATCCAGGGCCTGGCCCTGCTCTTTGTCGCGGGCCGGCAGGTGTGGCTCGCCCTGCTGCGCCCCCGGCGGCGCGCGCCCCAGGCGTCCGCCCAGGCGACGCCCGCCCCGGGTCCGGAGGTGCCACGTGCTTGA
- a CDS encoding thymidine phosphorylase, with amino-acid sequence MRPYELIKAKRDGNRLEPGDIRAFIEAYTSGDVADYQMSALCMAVFFRGLDAVELGAWTRAMLESGEVLDLGDVPGVKVDKHSTGGVGDKVSLSLAPLAAACGVPVPMISGRGLGHTGGTLDKLESIPGFKVDLPVSDYRRLVREVGCCLIGQTASVAPADKKLYALRDVTATVDCIPLICSSIMSKKLAEGIDALVLDVKVGSGAFMKTVEDARLLARTMIGVGAEMGRKVTALLTDMNQPLGRAVGNALEVVEAVEMLRGRAPADYTEVTLALTAEMLVLGGRAASLAEARQKLERAVADGSAVRKLQEIVQAQGGDPRAIDDYSRLPQARAQVDVLATEEGFVTGIQTEAVGLAAVALGAGRQRVDSRIDPAVGFTLLRKVGEPVKKGDPLVRIHYNDPAPVEDVRARLLAAYTCGPRAPEPQPLILERLG; translated from the coding sequence GTGAGACCCTACGAGCTCATCAAGGCCAAGCGGGACGGGAATCGGTTGGAACCCGGCGACATCCGGGCGTTCATCGAGGCGTATACCTCGGGGGACGTCGCGGACTACCAGATGTCCGCCCTGTGCATGGCGGTCTTCTTCCGGGGACTGGACGCGGTGGAACTGGGCGCCTGGACGCGGGCGATGCTCGAGTCCGGTGAGGTGCTGGACCTCGGGGACGTGCCCGGAGTGAAGGTGGACAAGCACTCCACGGGCGGGGTCGGGGACAAGGTGTCGTTGAGCCTGGCGCCCCTGGCGGCCGCCTGCGGGGTGCCCGTGCCGATGATCTCCGGGCGAGGCCTGGGGCATACGGGAGGGACGCTGGACAAGCTGGAGTCCATTCCCGGCTTCAAGGTGGACCTTCCGGTGAGCGACTACCGGCGTCTGGTGCGCGAGGTGGGCTGCTGCCTCATCGGCCAGACGGCCTCGGTGGCGCCCGCGGACAAGAAGCTCTACGCACTGCGTGATGTGACGGCCACGGTGGACTGCATCCCGCTCATCTGCAGTTCCATCATGAGCAAGAAGCTCGCGGAGGGCATCGACGCGCTGGTGCTGGACGTGAAGGTGGGCAGTGGCGCCTTCATGAAGACCGTGGAGGACGCGCGGCTCCTGGCCCGGACGATGATTGGCGTGGGCGCGGAGATGGGCCGCAAGGTGACGGCGCTGCTCACGGACATGAACCAGCCGCTCGGGCGCGCGGTGGGCAACGCGCTGGAGGTGGTGGAGGCCGTGGAGATGCTGCGCGGCCGCGCCCCGGCCGACTACACCGAGGTGACGCTGGCGCTCACCGCGGAGATGCTGGTGCTGGGGGGCCGGGCGGCCTCGCTCGCCGAGGCGCGTCAAAAGCTGGAGCGGGCGGTGGCGGATGGCAGCGCGGTGCGCAAGCTCCAGGAGATCGTCCAGGCGCAGGGGGGAGACCCGCGCGCCATCGACGACTATTCCCGTCTGCCCCAGGCGCGCGCGCAGGTGGACGTGCTGGCGACCGAGGAGGGCTTCGTCACCGGCATCCAGACGGAGGCGGTGGGCCTGGCGGCGGTGGCGCTGGGGGCAGGACGTCAGCGGGTGGACAGCCGCATCGATCCCGCCGTGGGCTTCACCCTGCTGCGCAAGGTGGGTGAGCCGGTGAAGAAGGGAGACCCGTTGGTACGCATCCACTATAATGACCCGGCGCCGGTGGAGGATGTGCGGGCGCGACTGTTGGCGGCCTATACCTGTGGGCCTCGGGCACCCGAGCCCCAGCCGTTGATCCTGGAGCGATTAGGATGA
- a CDS encoding cytidine deaminase — translation MSTDIPWDSLFEAAAKVRERAHAPYSRFPVGAAVLYADGEVVTGCNVENSSYGLSACAERSALATGVAQGRGRPVAVAIVVDTPTPCPPCGMCRQVMLEFAPRELPVRSRNLKGDEARYSLGELLPHAFTSDFL, via the coding sequence ATGAGCACGGACATACCCTGGGACAGTCTCTTCGAGGCGGCGGCGAAGGTGCGCGAGCGCGCGCATGCTCCCTATTCCCGCTTCCCGGTGGGCGCGGCGGTGCTGTACGCGGATGGTGAGGTGGTGACGGGCTGCAACGTGGAGAACTCCTCCTATGGCCTGTCCGCCTGCGCCGAGCGCAGCGCGCTGGCGACGGGGGTGGCCCAGGGTCGCGGCCGTCCGGTGGCGGTGGCCATCGTGGTGGACACGCCCACGCCGTGTCCGCCGTGCGGCATGTGCCGGCAGGTGATGTTGGAGTTCGCTCCCAGGGAGCTGCCCGTGCGCAGCCGCAACCTCAAGGGAGACGAGGCGCGCTACTCGCTCGGGGAGCTGCTGCCCCACGCGTTCACCAGCGACTTCCTCTGA
- a CDS encoding ABC transporter substrate-binding protein — MALRRGPGLIPFLILCALGAAWLLASPLGYLDRLQARFFPAAKDAVRLSPGDFPAGVTAPMADLASVPLRPTLIGFTARGSAAALLLATGGASTLDNPAPAPGAAQGVLKTAYAMDARAVVFANEDELRQALSVGAEHGGVDLAVLSVDRLAAWLPALRDAAPRTVLLVGRSRGQEALAAVGVTELAQLRGKRLGVYPAGSSSYFALWVLSRAGLRMSDVRWVDLPSTLDAGRALREGRADAVAGLWGDVELAARDRGGQVLATTADAPHLVATVLVARGDYAARYPDAMRRIIRGLLDAGQSVAKDPGPAARLLGEVAPYLGDPSEAIRSAPPATLADNRAFFGLSGEAPVTYDELFQSASALYQKIRRTAKAPPAEDTRDLGALKYVSEARGP; from the coding sequence ATGGCGTTGCGACGCGGACCCGGCCTCATTCCGTTCCTGATTCTGTGCGCCCTGGGGGCCGCGTGGCTCCTGGCCTCGCCCCTGGGGTACCTGGACCGGCTCCAGGCGCGCTTCTTCCCGGCCGCCAAGGACGCCGTGCGCCTGTCGCCGGGAGACTTCCCCGCGGGCGTGACGGCGCCCATGGCGGACCTGGCCTCGGTGCCCCTGCGGCCCACCCTCATCGGCTTCACCGCGCGCGGCTCGGCGGCGGCGCTGCTCCTGGCCACGGGGGGCGCCTCGACGCTGGACAACCCCGCGCCTGCCCCGGGCGCGGCGCAGGGCGTGCTCAAGACGGCCTATGCCATGGACGCGCGCGCCGTCGTTTTCGCCAACGAGGACGAGCTGCGGCAGGCGCTCTCGGTGGGCGCGGAGCACGGCGGGGTGGACCTGGCGGTGCTCTCGGTGGACCGGCTGGCGGCATGGCTGCCCGCGCTCCGGGACGCGGCGCCGCGCACGGTGTTGCTCGTGGGCCGCAGCCGCGGGCAGGAGGCGCTGGCGGCGGTGGGCGTGACGGAGCTCGCGCAGCTGCGCGGCAAGCGCCTGGGCGTGTACCCCGCGGGCTCCTCCTCCTATTTCGCGCTGTGGGTGCTCTCGCGCGCGGGCCTGCGCATGTCGGACGTGCGGTGGGTGGACCTGCCCTCCACGCTGGACGCGGGCCGGGCGCTGCGCGAGGGCCGGGCGGACGCGGTGGCGGGCCTGTGGGGCGACGTGGAGCTGGCCGCGAGGGACAGGGGCGGTCAGGTGCTGGCCACCACGGCGGACGCGCCGCACCTGGTAGCCACGGTGCTGGTGGCCCGGGGCGACTACGCCGCGCGCTACCCGGACGCCATGCGGCGCATCATCCGCGGCCTGCTGGACGCGGGGCAGAGCGTGGCGAAGGATCCAGGGCCCGCGGCGCGGCTGCTCGGCGAGGTGGCCCCCTACCTGGGAGACCCGTCCGAGGCCATCCGCAGCGCTCCCCCGGCGACACTGGCGGACAATCGGGCCTTCTTCGGGCTTTCCGGCGAGGCGCCCGTCACCTATGACGAACTCTTCCAGAGCGCCTCGGCGCTCTACCAGAAGATCAGGCGCACGGCGAAGGCACCGCCAGCCGAGGACACTCGCGATCTCGGCGCGCTGAAATACGTGTCGGAGGCGCGAGGGCCATGA
- a CDS encoding ABC transporter ATP-binding protein, whose amino-acid sequence MSLDIGTGEVLALVGENGAGKSTLMNVLYGLYHADAGEVLVGGQPVRLKSPRDAIARGIGMVHQHFMLVPTLTVAENVVLGREPTRFGRLDQERACQEVAATCERFGFKLDPRARVDTLSVGSQQKVEIVKALHRGAQVLILDEPTAVLTPQESDDLFRVARGLAAGGRTVVFISHKLREVLSVAERVVVMRRGRRVAEVRAAETSAQELAALMVGDARALTSEAQAYHPPTGERLLETRELTARGEDDRPVLRGVSLEVHAGEIVGIAGVDGNGQREFAEVLTGLRKVNSGSGTILGGPLEGLTPAEARRRGVGHVPEDRLWRAVVKAMSVEENVALGRQDQAPFARGPRVDFEGRRERTETLLKAYDVRPPDPRLALQALSGGNQQKVVVARELDASPRLLVVVQPTRGLDIGAVAQVQAKLREARDRGAGVVLVSLDLEEVLALADRVYVFFEGRVSGTFTRPEFDEREIGRRMLGTGQEVAHG is encoded by the coding sequence GTGTCCCTGGACATCGGCACCGGGGAAGTGCTCGCCCTGGTGGGCGAGAACGGCGCGGGCAAGTCCACCCTCATGAACGTCCTCTATGGGCTCTACCACGCGGATGCGGGGGAGGTGCTCGTGGGAGGCCAGCCCGTGCGCCTGAAGAGCCCCCGGGACGCCATCGCCCGGGGCATCGGCATGGTGCACCAGCACTTCATGCTCGTGCCCACCCTCACGGTGGCGGAGAACGTGGTGCTCGGCCGCGAGCCCACGCGCTTCGGTCGCCTGGACCAGGAGCGGGCGTGCCAGGAAGTGGCCGCCACGTGCGAGCGCTTCGGCTTCAAGTTGGACCCCCGCGCCCGCGTGGACACGCTCAGCGTCGGCTCGCAGCAGAAGGTGGAGATCGTCAAGGCGCTGCACCGCGGCGCGCAGGTGCTCATCCTCGACGAGCCCACCGCCGTGCTCACCCCCCAGGAGTCGGATGACCTGTTCCGGGTGGCGCGGGGGCTGGCGGCGGGAGGGCGCACGGTCGTCTTCATCAGCCACAAGCTGCGCGAGGTGCTCAGCGTGGCCGAGCGCGTGGTGGTGATGCGGCGCGGCCGGCGCGTGGCCGAGGTGCGCGCCGCGGAGACGAGTGCCCAGGAGCTGGCGGCGCTGATGGTGGGCGACGCGCGTGCCCTCACCTCCGAGGCCCAGGCGTACCACCCCCCGACGGGCGAGCGGCTGCTGGAGACGCGCGAGCTGACGGCCCGGGGCGAGGACGACCGGCCCGTGCTCCGGGGCGTGTCGCTGGAGGTCCACGCGGGGGAGATCGTCGGCATCGCCGGGGTGGACGGCAACGGGCAGCGCGAGTTCGCCGAGGTGCTCACCGGCCTGCGGAAGGTGAACTCGGGGAGCGGCACGATTCTGGGCGGACCGCTCGAGGGGCTGACGCCCGCGGAGGCGCGGCGCCGGGGCGTGGGCCACGTGCCGGAGGATCGGCTGTGGCGCGCGGTGGTGAAGGCCATGAGCGTGGAGGAGAACGTGGCGCTGGGGCGGCAGGACCAGGCGCCCTTCGCGCGGGGGCCCCGGGTGGACTTCGAGGGACGCCGCGAGCGCACCGAGACGTTGCTGAAGGCCTATGACGTGCGTCCGCCGGATCCGCGGCTGGCCCTGCAGGCGCTCTCCGGCGGCAACCAACAGAAGGTGGTGGTGGCGCGCGAGCTGGATGCCTCGCCCCGGCTGCTCGTGGTGGTGCAGCCCACGCGCGGCCTGGACATCGGCGCGGTGGCGCAGGTGCAGGCGAAGCTGCGCGAGGCGAGAGACAGAGGCGCCGGCGTGGTGCTCGTCTCGTTGGATCTGGAAGAGGTGCTCGCCCTGGCGGATCGTGTCTACGTCTTCTTCGAGGGCCGCGTGAGCGGCACCTTCACCCGGCCCGAGTTCGACGAGCGGGAGATCGGCCGGCGGATGCTGGGAACCGGACAGGAGGTGGCCCATGGGTGA
- a CDS encoding YfhO family protein, translating to MSRGPSRLAMVAATLALPLLYFHRATFSSDVFIARDILLVYYPLKQYWAERVSQGEFPAWYPYDGLGQPLAGMLISGVFHPTNVLYLLLPLGVALKVIALGSYVSALGGTYRFARQWGLERGSALLSGITYALGGYLVGISNNLLYLMAAATFPWALWGAERFLHQPSARRAAAAALPLGLILLSGEPQSFALCCALVLVLVLLRPERASLPRAASRAVLLIVLAALLAAVQIAPVLGILGDSRPSASTLELATSFSFHPLRMLEFVLGPIFLNPETDAVASFAMADELFQTGMHSFWVNSVHVGAPALLLVGAALWAHRRRALAWTVAALALLVLALSMGRHLPLYGWLYRWMPVWNVFRYPEKLLPYFMFACALGAGAGLQAVLREPVLSRGLGRAAFVLASLCGLFALAEWRGRVFSHGVIGALWKTPRPDIQDILHGNVLLASVVAGVTLGVMGAVLLRVRAPAPLGWALVSLQLVILYLANGDVYQVTIPELLESPSHVVGTILEAEQDSGAVRPRVYGVAPELQEHEAIEGIAAIDIQSINMLDSLWPGTPALWHLESARPYLPVASWRAASLLGIQQAPLDLPPSRVLDLFGVKYVTVVAREYRRLNGEPDVILTEVPRFNELLLRNPLTLPRAYLATPVCVPDEGAARALLLSRSFTPGQQVVLECPPGPEHVEAPQSAGALGQVRFVRYAPEEVVLEVEATQPATLVLNDAYYSGWSATVDGRPASILPANVAVRGVRLTAGTHQVTFSFRAPGQRLGAIITLVTLGLLGLAMLVQGRQRAVGRASPAVPR from the coding sequence ATGTCACGTGGTCCGTCCCGGCTGGCGATGGTGGCGGCCACCCTCGCCCTGCCGCTGCTCTACTTCCACCGGGCGACGTTCAGTTCGGACGTCTTCATCGCGCGCGACATCCTGCTCGTCTACTACCCGCTCAAGCAGTACTGGGCCGAGCGCGTGTCCCAGGGGGAGTTCCCGGCCTGGTATCCCTACGACGGGTTGGGTCAGCCCCTGGCGGGCATGCTCATCTCCGGGGTCTTCCACCCCACCAACGTGCTGTACCTGCTGTTGCCGCTCGGGGTGGCGCTCAAGGTCATCGCGCTCGGCTCCTATGTGTCGGCGCTGGGAGGCACCTACCGCTTCGCCCGGCAGTGGGGTCTGGAGCGCGGGTCCGCGTTGCTCTCGGGCATCACCTACGCGCTGGGTGGCTACCTGGTGGGCATCAGCAACAACCTGCTCTACCTCATGGCCGCCGCCACCTTCCCCTGGGCCCTGTGGGGTGCCGAGCGCTTCCTGCACCAGCCGTCCGCCCGCCGCGCCGCCGCCGCCGCGCTCCCGCTGGGTCTGATCCTCCTGAGCGGCGAGCCGCAGAGCTTCGCGTTGTGCTGTGCCCTGGTGCTCGTGCTCGTGCTGCTGCGTCCGGAGCGTGCCTCCCTGCCGCGCGCGGCGTCCCGGGCCGTGCTGCTCATCGTGCTCGCCGCCCTGCTGGCCGCGGTGCAGATTGCTCCCGTGCTCGGCATTCTCGGGGATTCGAGGCCCTCCGCGTCGACCTTGGAGCTGGCCACCTCTTTCTCGTTCCATCCCCTGCGGATGCTCGAGTTCGTGCTCGGCCCCATCTTCCTCAATCCCGAGACGGACGCGGTGGCCTCGTTCGCGATGGCCGATGAGCTGTTCCAGACCGGGATGCATTCCTTCTGGGTCAACTCGGTGCACGTGGGCGCGCCCGCTCTGCTCCTGGTGGGCGCGGCGCTCTGGGCCCACCGCCGTCGGGCCCTGGCGTGGACGGTGGCGGCCCTGGCGCTGCTCGTGCTGGCGCTGTCGATGGGACGGCACCTGCCCCTGTATGGCTGGCTGTACCGGTGGATGCCCGTCTGGAACGTCTTCCGCTATCCGGAGAAGTTGCTGCCCTACTTCATGTTCGCCTGTGCCCTGGGCGCGGGCGCGGGGCTGCAGGCCGTGCTGCGCGAGCCCGTCCTGTCGCGCGGGTTGGGCCGGGCCGCGTTCGTGCTCGCGTCGCTCTGTGGCCTGTTCGCGCTGGCGGAGTGGCGCGGGCGGGTGTTCTCCCACGGGGTGATCGGTGCCCTCTGGAAGACGCCGCGGCCCGACATCCAGGACATCCTCCACGGCAACGTCCTGCTCGCGTCCGTGGTCGCGGGGGTGACGCTCGGGGTGATGGGGGCCGTGCTGCTCCGGGTGCGAGCGCCCGCCCCCCTGGGCTGGGCCCTCGTCTCGCTCCAACTCGTCATCCTCTACCTGGCCAACGGGGACGTGTACCAGGTGACCATTCCGGAACTGCTGGAGAGTCCCTCCCATGTGGTGGGGACCATTCTGGAGGCCGAGCAGGACAGCGGCGCCGTCCGGCCCCGCGTCTATGGCGTGGCGCCGGAACTCCAGGAGCACGAGGCCATCGAGGGCATCGCCGCCATCGACATCCAGTCCATCAACATGCTCGACTCCCTCTGGCCGGGCACCCCCGCGCTCTGGCACCTGGAGAGCGCCAGGCCCTACCTTCCCGTCGCCTCCTGGCGGGCCGCGAGCCTGCTGGGAATACAGCAGGCGCCCCTCGATCTTCCTCCGAGCCGGGTCCTGGATCTCTTCGGCGTGAAGTACGTCACGGTGGTCGCGCGGGAGTACCGGCGGCTCAACGGCGAGCCCGACGTCATCCTCACCGAGGTTCCGCGCTTCAACGAGTTGCTGTTGCGCAATCCCCTGACGCTGCCGCGTGCCTACCTGGCCACGCCGGTGTGCGTGCCGGATGAAGGCGCGGCCAGGGCCCTGCTCCTCTCCCGCTCCTTCACGCCCGGCCAGCAAGTGGTCCTGGAGTGTCCTCCCGGCCCGGAGCATGTCGAGGCCCCCCAGAGCGCCGGAGCGCTCGGCCAGGTGCGTTTCGTGCGCTACGCGCCAGAGGAGGTCGTGCTGGAGGTGGAGGCCACCCAGCCCGCCACGCTGGTCCTCAACGACGCCTATTACTCGGGCTGGAGCGCGACGGTGGATGGGCGGCCCGCCTCCATCCTGCCGGCCAACGTGGCGGTGCGGGGCGTGCGGCTGACGGCGGGCACCCACCAGGTCACCTTCTCGTTCCGCGCTCCCGGCCAGCGGCTCGGGGCGATCATCACCCTGGTGACGCTGGGCCTGCTCGGACTCGCGATGCTCGTGCAGGGACGCCAGCGGGCCGTGGGGCGCGCGTCTCCCGCCGTCCCGCGCTGA
- a CDS encoding 5'-deoxyadenosine deaminase, with protein sequence MNRGNTPRTVDLLLTNGTVVTMNREREVLAEADILIQEGRIARVGRGLRPRGAGLRVLDVRGQVVLPGFVHGHLHACQTLFRNRADGLELLDWLRERIWPFEAAHDPDSMRASADLTFAELIRSGSTAALDMGTVRHYDAVFESARDCGFRLTGGKAMMDAPDVPPGLAESTEDSLAESLTLLERWHGTHGGRLRYALTPRFVLSCTEKLLREVGRLAREKGVRIHTHASENRAECDGVRQLTGRDNVEWFHEVGLTGPHVTLAHCVWLSDAERRLLRDTGTVVCHCPGSNLKLASGIAPVPELLDEGVTVCLGADGAACNNNLDMFGEMRLAALLHKPRVGPRGMPAERVLEMATLGGARALGLEAELGSLEMGKRADVTVVDLSGLHAQPSDPADVLSPLVYAARASDVVHVVIDGRLVLKDRALLTLDAAAVAANARHHSARLTARARPPSRARSAARAR encoded by the coding sequence ATGAACCGTGGTAATACCCCTCGGACCGTGGACCTCCTCCTCACCAACGGCACCGTCGTGACGATGAACCGCGAGCGCGAGGTGCTCGCGGAGGCCGACATCCTCATCCAGGAGGGCCGCATCGCTCGCGTGGGCCGCGGCTTGCGCCCGCGGGGCGCGGGGCTCCGGGTGCTGGACGTGAGGGGCCAGGTGGTGCTGCCCGGCTTCGTCCACGGCCACCTGCATGCCTGTCAGACGCTCTTCCGCAACCGGGCGGATGGGCTGGAGCTGCTCGACTGGCTGCGTGAGCGCATCTGGCCCTTCGAGGCCGCGCACGACCCGGACTCCATGCGCGCCTCGGCGGATCTCACCTTCGCGGAGCTCATCCGCTCGGGCTCCACGGCCGCGCTCGACATGGGGACGGTGCGCCACTACGACGCCGTCTTCGAGTCCGCCCGGGACTGCGGCTTCCGGCTCACCGGCGGCAAGGCGATGATGGACGCGCCCGACGTGCCTCCGGGCCTCGCCGAGTCCACCGAGGACTCGCTGGCCGAGAGCCTCACGCTGCTGGAGCGCTGGCACGGCACCCACGGCGGACGGCTGCGCTACGCCCTCACCCCGCGCTTCGTCCTGTCCTGCACGGAGAAGCTCTTGCGCGAGGTGGGACGGCTGGCGCGCGAGAAGGGCGTGCGCATCCACACCCACGCGAGCGAGAACCGCGCCGAGTGCGACGGGGTGCGCCAGCTCACCGGCCGGGACAACGTGGAGTGGTTCCACGAGGTGGGCCTCACCGGGCCTCACGTGACGCTCGCCCACTGTGTGTGGCTGTCCGACGCCGAGCGCCGTCTGCTCCGGGACACGGGCACGGTGGTGTGCCACTGCCCGGGCTCCAACCTCAAGCTCGCCTCGGGCATCGCCCCGGTGCCGGAGCTGCTCGACGAGGGCGTGACCGTCTGCCTCGGCGCGGACGGCGCCGCGTGCAACAACAACCTGGACATGTTCGGGGAGATGCGGCTGGCGGCGCTGCTGCACAAGCCACGGGTGGGCCCCCGGGGCATGCCCGCCGAGCGCGTCCTGGAGATGGCCACGCTCGGGGGCGCCCGCGCCCTGGGCCTGGAGGCCGAGCTGGGCTCGCTGGAGATGGGCAAGCGCGCCGACGTCACCGTGGTGGACCTGTCCGGCCTGCACGCCCAGCCGTCCGACCCGGCCGACGTGCTCTCTCCGCTCGTCTACGCCGCGCGCGCTTCCGACGTGGTGCACGTGGTCATCGATGGGCGGCTCGTCCTCAAGGACAGGGCACTGCTCACCCTGGACGCCGCCGCCGTGGCCGCCAATGCCCGCCACCACTCCGCCCGCCTCACCGCGCGCGCCCGGCCCCCCTCCCGTGCCCGCTCCGCCGCCCGCGCCCGCTGA
- a CDS encoding PspA/IM30 family protein, whose translation MWQRFKRAMRSFAGFFVSSIEDPELILEQNIRDLNDQVPKMNESIAMVRANLTLLEKENAKYQQDIRDLTAKVKAAIQAGRDDLAAQYASKLQIEKGALERNQQQLDTAKQAYEKSLSLKKSFMREKERKTQEAMTAIRDARRAQWQSKVADAMESFTVAGIDQTHGEMLRKVQEKAAVNEARMQMALDSVDHQAVQIEEDAEHLQAMDLVKQMKMEMGLDSPAPVSDVSAGPEKTIGKKVEIK comes from the coding sequence ATGTGGCAACGGTTCAAGAGGGCAATGCGCAGCTTCGCTGGCTTCTTCGTCTCCTCCATCGAGGATCCGGAGCTCATCCTCGAGCAGAACATCCGGGACCTGAACGATCAGGTACCGAAGATGAACGAGTCCATCGCCATGGTGCGGGCGAACCTGACGCTCCTGGAGAAGGAGAACGCCAAGTACCAGCAGGACATCCGCGACCTGACGGCCAAGGTGAAGGCGGCCATCCAGGCGGGGCGTGACGACCTGGCGGCCCAGTACGCGAGCAAGCTGCAGATCGAGAAGGGCGCCCTGGAGCGCAACCAGCAGCAGCTGGACACGGCCAAGCAGGCGTACGAGAAGTCGCTCAGCCTGAAGAAGTCCTTCATGCGTGAGAAGGAGCGCAAGACGCAGGAGGCCATGACGGCCATCCGCGACGCGCGCCGCGCCCAGTGGCAGTCCAAGGTGGCCGACGCCATGGAGTCCTTCACCGTCGCGGGCATCGACCAGACGCACGGCGAGATGCTGCGCAAGGTGCAGGAGAAGGCGGCCGTCAACGAGGCGCGCATGCAGATGGCGCTCGACTCGGTGGACCACCAGGCCGTGCAGATCGAGGAGGACGCCGAGCACCTGCAGGCGATGGACCTCGTGAAGCAGATGAAGATGGAGATGGGCCTGGACAGCCCCGCGCCGGTGTCCGACGTGAGCGCCGGTCCGGAGAAGACCATCGGCAAGAAGGTGGAGATCAAGTAG